A genome region from Trueperaceae bacterium includes the following:
- a CDS encoding dihydroorotate dehydrogenase-like protein, producing MIDLSTTYMGLELASPLVASASPLTKKLDGVRALEDGGASAIVLHSLYEEEIAFDQLAHDHFLDFGSEAFAEALDYVPFPQTSPGPEQYLDLIREAKAAVDVPVIGSLNGDTTGGWTRYATMIEEAGADALELNVFLLASDPDVPGSEVEAHALDVVREVCARTSIPVAVKISTFWSSILDVARRLDRAGADALVLFNRFYQPDIDLEAFEVLPRLTLSTPESSRIAVRWIGMLDGHLDADMALTSGVHDAQGVLKGIAAGATVTMMTSQILRHGPGRFAEIEADVRAWLEEKEYASVAQLRGALSRRGSRDEEAFVRANYKATLDAWRPSARGIDRFGRR from the coding sequence GTGATCGACCTGTCCACGACCTACATGGGCCTGGAGCTGGCGTCGCCGTTGGTGGCGTCGGCTTCGCCCCTCACGAAGAAGCTCGACGGCGTGCGCGCCCTGGAGGACGGCGGGGCGTCGGCGATCGTCCTGCACTCGCTGTACGAGGAGGAGATCGCCTTCGACCAGCTCGCCCACGACCACTTCCTCGATTTCGGCTCCGAGGCGTTCGCCGAAGCGCTCGATTACGTGCCGTTCCCGCAGACCTCGCCCGGGCCCGAGCAGTACCTGGACCTGATCCGCGAGGCGAAGGCGGCGGTGGACGTCCCGGTCATCGGCAGCTTGAACGGCGACACGACCGGCGGCTGGACGCGGTACGCGACGATGATCGAGGAGGCCGGCGCGGACGCGCTCGAGCTGAACGTGTTCCTGTTGGCGTCCGATCCGGACGTGCCCGGTTCCGAGGTCGAGGCGCACGCTCTCGACGTCGTGCGTGAGGTGTGCGCCCGGACGTCGATTCCCGTGGCGGTGAAGATCTCGACGTTCTGGAGTTCGATCCTCGACGTCGCCCGGCGTCTGGACCGGGCCGGGGCGGACGCCCTGGTGCTGTTCAACCGCTTCTACCAGCCCGACATCGACCTCGAAGCGTTCGAGGTGCTCCCGCGACTCACGCTCTCGACGCCGGAGTCGTCGCGGATCGCGGTGCGCTGGATCGGGATGCTCGACGGGCACCTGGACGCCGACATGGCGTTGACGAGCGGGGTGCACGATGCCCAGGGCGTTCTCAAAGGGATCGCGGCGGGGGCGACGGTGACGATGATGACCTCGCAGATCCTGCGGCACGGCCCCGGGCGCTTCGCGGAGATCGAAGCGGACGTGCGCGCGTGGTTGGAGGAGAAGGAGTACGCGTCGGTGGCGCAGTTGCGCGGGGCGCTCAGCCGGCGGGGCTCGCGCGACGAGGAGGCGTTCGTGCGCGCCAACTACAAGGCCACGCTGGACGCGTGGCGGCCGAGCGCGCGGGGGATCGATCGCTTCGGTCGGCGTTGA
- a CDS encoding TlpA disulfide reductase family protein yields MPDLAPLPLGPFVLAGERALVILALAVGLVVAEVLGRRSGRDAEWAWQAVILGLVAARVGYVAANADVFAPRPLDAFAFWQGGFAPWVGVAFGLAYAAFAVRRRGVAPGAVVSASGAAGLAAVVALAVLPVAPTPPALADTGVVVERLEGGTVDVATWAGTPTVVNLWATWCGPCRRELPMLIDEVGGRDDVRLALVSQAEAADTVRAFLAEEGLPGDDVFLDRRGGMQGAARAIGLPTTLFVDAGGEVRDVAFGEVSRARVRGGVEAAMASGTP; encoded by the coding sequence ATGCCCGATCTCGCCCCCCTTCCCCTCGGTCCGTTCGTGCTCGCCGGCGAGCGGGCCCTCGTGATTCTCGCGCTCGCCGTCGGCCTCGTCGTCGCGGAGGTCCTGGGTCGCCGCAGCGGGCGCGACGCGGAGTGGGCGTGGCAGGCCGTGATCCTCGGCCTGGTGGCCGCCCGCGTCGGCTACGTCGCGGCGAACGCGGACGTCTTCGCGCCGCGCCCGCTCGACGCCTTCGCCTTCTGGCAGGGGGGCTTCGCCCCGTGGGTCGGGGTCGCGTTCGGCCTGGCGTACGCCGCGTTCGCCGTTCGGCGCCGCGGCGTGGCGCCCGGCGCGGTCGTCTCCGCGTCGGGCGCGGCGGGGCTCGCCGCCGTCGTGGCGCTCGCGGTGCTGCCGGTCGCCCCGACCCCGCCCGCGCTCGCCGACACGGGGGTCGTGGTGGAGCGGCTGGAGGGGGGGACGGTGGACGTCGCGACGTGGGCGGGGACGCCGACGGTCGTGAACCTGTGGGCGACCTGGTGTGGGCCGTGCCGGCGGGAGTTGCCGATGTTGATCGACGAGGTCGGCGGGCGCGACGACGTGCGCTTGGCGTTGGTGTCGCAGGCGGAGGCGGCGGACACGGTCCGCGCGTTCCTGGCCGAGGAGGGGCTTCCTGGAGACGACGTCTTCCTCGATCGTCGGGGCGGGATGCAGGGGGCGGCGCGCGCCATCGGCCTCCCGACCACGCTGTTCGTGGATGCGGGGGGCGAGGTCCGCGACGTGGCGTTCGGCGAGGTGTCGCGCGCCCGCGTCCGCGGCGGCGTCGAGGCGGCGATGGCGTCCGGGACGCCGTGA
- a CDS encoding methylglyoxal synthase translates to MTRPPAVALIAHDAKKLDLAMFARDHAATLRRFRLIATATTGALLAEKAGLTLEALRSGPEGGDLQVGAAIAQDEVLAVVFFRDPLTAQPHEPDVSALLRICDVHRVPLATNLGTAEAVIAWLADRPTGDDVPAVPDDAPGDGASA, encoded by the coding sequence ATGACCCGACCCCCCGCCGTCGCCCTCATCGCGCACGACGCCAAGAAGCTCGACCTGGCCATGTTCGCCCGCGATCACGCCGCGACCCTCCGTCGCTTCCGCCTCATCGCCACCGCCACCACCGGCGCGCTGCTCGCCGAGAAGGCCGGACTGACGCTCGAGGCGCTCCGCTCGGGCCCCGAGGGGGGCGACCTTCAGGTCGGCGCCGCCATCGCCCAAGACGAGGTCCTCGCGGTCGTGTTCTTCCGCGACCCGTTGACCGCCCAACCCCACGAACCCGACGTCAGCGCCCTCCTGCGCATCTGCGACGTGCACCGCGTTCCCCTCGCGACGAACCTCGGCACCGCCGAAGCCGTCATCGCGTGGCTGGCCGACCGGCCGACGGGCGACGACGTCCCCGCGGTGCCCGACGACGCACCCGGCGACGGCGCGAGCGCGTAA
- a CDS encoding OsmC family protein produces the protein MARAPQTTTVQHLVDKRFIGITPDGLRVAMDGEATAKTGMGPMQLVLNAVGGCAAYDVVEMLRKRKLEIRDYRVELSGEREDATPAPFTKIVATHVFDVPGLDERTARRFAGMAMTKYCSVAASLRAEIEVEVELLHEAPASEDA, from the coding sequence ATGGCCCGCGCACCCCAGACCACGACCGTGCAGCACCTCGTCGACAAGCGCTTCATCGGCATCACCCCCGACGGCCTTCGCGTCGCCATGGACGGCGAGGCGACCGCGAAGACCGGCATGGGACCGATGCAACTGGTCCTGAACGCCGTGGGCGGGTGCGCCGCCTACGACGTCGTGGAGATGCTGCGCAAGCGCAAGCTGGAGATCCGCGACTACCGCGTCGAGTTGAGCGGGGAGCGCGAGGACGCCACCCCGGCGCCGTTCACGAAGATCGTGGCGACCCACGTCTTCGACGTCCCCGGCCTCGACGAGCGCACCGCCCGCCGCTTCGCGGGCATGGCGATGACGAAGTACTGCAGCGTCGCGGCGTCGCTGCGCGCCGAGATCGAGGTCGAGGTGGAGCTCCTGCACGAGGCCCCCGCGAGCGAGGACGCCTGA
- a CDS encoding 5-formyltetrahydrofolate cyclo-ligase, with amino-acid sequence MIPPAPDAPKAAWRRWARGVRGALDAAAWGAGVRATLAAWPPYREAAWVALYAAMGSEADLAPWPEDGPRVALPRVEPDGRMTFRAAEGPLERHPLGMRQPTRDAADVPPAALDVVVAPGLAFDAAGGRLGYGGGTYDAWFAEHAPRAVRAGVAHPDLIVPTLPTEPHDIRMDVLVLASGVRPVGAADPRRP; translated from the coding sequence GTGATCCCGCCCGCCCCCGACGCACCGAAGGCCGCCTGGCGGCGCTGGGCCCGCGGCGTCCGCGGCGCCCTCGACGCAGCGGCGTGGGGCGCCGGCGTGCGGGCGACGCTCGCCGCCTGGCCCCCCTACCGGGAGGCGGCGTGGGTCGCCCTGTACGCGGCGATGGGGTCGGAGGCGGACCTCGCTCCGTGGCCGGAGGACGGCCCCCGCGTGGCCCTCCCGCGCGTCGAGCCGGACGGCCGGATGACCTTCCGAGCCGCGGAGGGCCCGCTCGAGCGCCACCCGCTCGGCATGCGCCAACCCACGCGCGACGCCGCCGACGTCCCGCCGGCCGCCCTGGACGTCGTCGTCGCCCCCGGCCTGGCGTTCGACGCAGCCGGTGGACGGCTCGGCTACGGCGGGGGAACGTACGACGCCTGGTTCGCCGAGCACGCTCCACGCGCCGTCCGCGCGGGCGTCGCCCACCCCGACCTGATCGTCCCGACCCTCCCGACGGAGCCGCACGACATCCGCATGGACGTCCTCGTGCTCGCGAGCGGCGTCCGGCCGGTGGGCGCCGCCGACCCCCGTCGCCCCTGA
- a CDS encoding PfkB family carbohydrate kinase — MSGAAIDGPPGAAGGVLVVGSLNLDGVARVARLPREGETVLALDFAEHGGGKGANQALAAARAGARVAMVGAVGRDAAGRRLRDALADAGVDASAVREDDAPTGRAWIEVDDAGANRIVVVPGANASLRPADLPDPRAAGAAWWVVQREVPDATVAAALAAARAAGVGTLANLAPAGPLDDAVLRTCDGVVVNEHEAAVVLGEATADAAEGGTPDAAPRATDDVVAAATDRARRVAARSGGWVVLTLGARGAVLASEAGVEHLAGHAVVPVDTTGAGDAFVGALAARLAAGDPLPRAAAFANAAGAEATRRAGAHPSLPSLAAIRARLAGP, encoded by the coding sequence ATGAGCGGGGCGGCGATCGACGGACCGCCGGGCGCCGCCGGTGGGGTCCTCGTCGTCGGCAGCCTCAACCTCGACGGCGTCGCCCGGGTGGCGCGCCTGCCCCGGGAGGGCGAGACCGTCCTCGCCCTCGACTTCGCCGAGCACGGTGGGGGGAAGGGCGCGAATCAGGCGCTCGCGGCGGCGCGCGCCGGTGCGCGGGTCGCGATGGTCGGGGCGGTCGGGCGCGACGCCGCCGGCCGGCGCCTGCGTGACGCGCTGGCCGACGCCGGTGTCGACGCGTCCGCCGTCCGCGAGGACGACGCGCCGACCGGGCGGGCGTGGATCGAGGTGGACGACGCCGGCGCCAACCGCATCGTCGTGGTGCCGGGCGCCAACGCCTCGCTCCGGCCCGCGGACCTTCCCGACCCCCGCGCGGCCGGCGCGGCCTGGTGGGTCGTGCAACGCGAGGTGCCCGACGCCACCGTGGCGGCGGCGCTCGCCGCTGCGCGCGCCGCGGGGGTGGGGACCCTCGCGAACCTGGCGCCGGCCGGCCCGCTGGACGACGCGGTCCTGCGGACGTGCGACGGCGTGGTGGTGAACGAACACGAGGCGGCCGTCGTGCTCGGTGAGGCGACGGCGGACGCCGCGGAGGGGGGGACGCCGGACGCAGCGCCGCGGGCGACCGACGACGTCGTGGCGGCGGCCACCGACCGGGCGCGCCGCGTGGCGGCGCGCAGCGGCGGCTGGGTCGTCCTCACCCTCGGCGCGCGGGGGGCGGTGCTGGCGAGCGAGGCGGGCGTCGAGCATCTGGCCGGGCACGCGGTCGTTCCGGTCGATACGACCGGAGCGGGGGACGCGTTCGTCGGGGCGCTCGCCGCGCGGCTCGCGGCGGGGGATCCGCTCCCGCGCGCGGCGGCGTTCGCGAACGCCGCCGGCGCCGAAGCGACCCGACGCGCCGGGGCGCACCCGTCGCTCCCGAGCCTGGCGGCGATCCGGGCGCGCCTCGCGGGCCCCTGA
- a CDS encoding oxygenase MpaB family protein gives MTPRRVSRVLPAIDGLDPAEDAAHVGRLSAGIDFPWDTRRAYELALLKTFAVPRDARRLVATGEFLQRTAKRFDDTVAVVATLGLEGLDAPAGRAALRAMNRAHAPHAIPGEAYRYTLALFVLEPIRWNARFGWRRLTDVERLASFHFWREVGRRMAIPDLPDTLEALIDEADAFEAREVRYDPANRALLDATLGEVLRRAPGGAWTRGPVARRAAAWSVAALVGPRHRDALGLPRPPAGWTSALEAGLRARAAVQRRLPARRDVAPVPPLPTYPDGIDWTRVGPEGAGARGAR, from the coding sequence GTGACGCCCCGCCGCGTGAGCCGGGTCCTGCCCGCGATCGACGGCCTGGACCCCGCGGAGGACGCCGCCCACGTCGGGCGGCTGTCGGCCGGCATCGATTTTCCCTGGGATACGCGCCGCGCCTACGAACTCGCGCTCCTCAAGACGTTCGCGGTGCCCCGGGACGCCCGCCGTCTCGTCGCCACGGGCGAGTTCCTCCAGCGCACCGCGAAGCGCTTCGACGACACCGTCGCCGTCGTGGCGACCCTCGGCCTCGAGGGGCTCGACGCGCCGGCCGGGCGGGCGGCGCTGCGCGCCATGAACCGTGCGCACGCCCCGCACGCGATCCCCGGCGAGGCGTACCGGTACACGTTGGCGCTGTTCGTGCTCGAACCGATCCGTTGGAACGCGCGCTTCGGTTGGCGGCGGTTGACGGACGTCGAGCGCCTCGCGAGCTTCCACTTCTGGCGGGAGGTCGGTCGCCGCATGGCGATCCCCGACCTGCCCGACACGCTCGAGGCCCTCATCGACGAGGCCGACGCGTTCGAGGCGCGCGAGGTGCGCTACGACCCCGCCAACCGCGCGTTGCTCGACGCGACCCTCGGCGAGGTCCTCCGCCGCGCGCCCGGGGGGGCCTGGACGCGCGGCCCCGTCGCCCGGCGGGCGGCGGCGTGGAGCGTCGCGGCGCTCGTCGGTCCCCGCCATCGCGACGCGTTGGGGTTGCCGCGACCGCCGGCCGGCTGGACGTCGGCGCTCGAGGCGGGCCTTCGGGCGCGCGCCGCGGTGCAGCGGCGCCTCCCCGCCCGCCGCGACGTCGCCCCCGTCCCGCCCCTCCCGACGTACCCGGACGGGATCGACTGGACCCGCGTCGGCCCCGAGGGGGCCGGCGCGCGGGGGGCGCGATGA
- a CDS encoding TlpA disulfide reductase family protein: protein MFRADRVTPLAPAAPVRTLAFALALALSAFAAAQADAPDFGVREGQVAPDFTMLDADGAPVALSELRGTPVFLNFWASWCPPCVAELPLLDQAARDLEGELHVVLLNVGEDASVVEPFLADLDVDAPLRLRDPVEGTEAPDGVLTSRVVATAYQTYGLPTSILLDADGAIVTRISGAVSERSLPSHLTRVGIAWAP from the coding sequence ATGTTCCGCGCCGACCGCGTCACGCCACTCGCCCCCGCCGCTCCCGTCCGCACCCTCGCGTTCGCGCTCGCGCTGGCCCTGAGCGCGTTCGCCGCCGCGCAGGCCGACGCCCCCGACTTCGGGGTGCGCGAGGGGCAGGTCGCGCCGGACTTCACGATGCTCGACGCCGACGGCGCGCCGGTCGCGCTGTCGGAGCTGCGCGGGACCCCGGTGTTCCTCAACTTCTGGGCCTCCTGGTGCCCTCCCTGCGTCGCGGAACTCCCGCTCCTCGACCAGGCCGCCCGCGACCTGGAGGGGGAGCTGCACGTCGTGCTCCTGAACGTCGGGGAGGACGCCTCCGTCGTGGAGCCGTTCCTGGCCGACCTCGACGTCGATGCGCCGCTGCGCTTACGCGATCCGGTCGAGGGGACCGAAGCGCCCGACGGCGTCCTCACGAGCCGCGTCGTCGCGACCGCCTACCAGACGTACGGCCTCCCAACCTCGATCCTGTTGGACGCCGACGGCGCGATCGTGACGCGCATCAGCGGCGCGGTCTCGGAACGCTCCCTGCCGTCCCACCTCACCCGCGTCGGGATCGCCTGGGCCCCGTGA
- a CDS encoding MFS transporter, with amino-acid sequence MTPNEPNAPAPGAPLRSRLVTRSPVPYAWVVLTTAMITTLATVPGQTVGVSVFLDPIIDDLGVSRSVVSGLYTLGTLTGALILPFVGRFIDARGPRVAVGVIALAFAVAAAAMSQVASLAGLAIGFVAIRGLGQGSLGLVSLHAVNLWFVRRRGLAVGVTGLGMAIATAFAPALLERLIAAVGWRAGYAALGAGVAAVALPLGVTFFRERPERYGVRPDGDRRPASAAGEDDAAAGGRREAAFTARDATRHPAFWTIAGASMTVAALVTGLVFHHFDLVAQHDVGRRAAAAAFVPLGLAVGASNLLAGAAFDRIAPRFLLAGMLVLQAVALVMAAFLQPSWLLLYGIVIGLTQGTSGSVTGAIYATYFGRAHLGAIKGTATTLTVAGTAIGPLLFAVGRDLAGGYAPVLMASALVPIGFAAASLRLRPPVAPGRSSLDASPGM; translated from the coding sequence ATGACGCCGAACGAACCGAACGCTCCCGCGCCGGGCGCGCCGCTCCGCAGCCGCCTGGTGACGCGGTCGCCGGTGCCGTACGCGTGGGTGGTACTGACCACGGCGATGATCACGACGCTGGCGACGGTGCCCGGCCAGACGGTCGGCGTGTCGGTCTTCCTCGATCCGATCATCGACGACCTGGGGGTCTCGCGCAGCGTCGTGTCGGGCCTCTACACGCTCGGGACGCTGACCGGCGCGCTCATCCTGCCGTTCGTCGGGCGCTTCATCGACGCCCGCGGACCGCGCGTGGCGGTGGGCGTGATCGCGCTGGCGTTCGCCGTCGCGGCCGCCGCGATGTCGCAGGTCGCGTCGTTGGCCGGCCTCGCGATCGGCTTCGTCGCGATCCGCGGCCTGGGCCAGGGGTCGCTCGGGCTCGTGAGCCTCCACGCGGTGAACCTCTGGTTCGTCCGGCGGCGGGGGCTGGCGGTCGGCGTCACGGGCCTCGGGATGGCGATCGCGACGGCGTTCGCGCCGGCGCTGCTCGAACGCCTCATCGCCGCCGTCGGGTGGCGGGCCGGCTACGCGGCGCTGGGGGCCGGCGTCGCCGCGGTCGCGCTGCCGCTCGGGGTGACGTTCTTCCGGGAGCGTCCGGAGCGCTACGGCGTCCGCCCCGACGGGGACCGACGCCCCGCGTCGGCGGCCGGGGAGGACGACGCGGCGGCCGGCGGCCGGCGCGAGGCGGCCTTCACGGCGCGCGACGCGACGCGCCACCCGGCGTTCTGGACGATTGCCGGCGCGAGCATGACGGTGGCGGCCCTCGTGACCGGGTTGGTGTTCCACCATTTCGATTTGGTCGCTCAGCACGACGTCGGGCGTCGCGCCGCGGCGGCGGCGTTCGTTCCGTTGGGGTTGGCGGTCGGGGCGAGCAACCTGCTCGCGGGGGCGGCGTTCGACCGCATCGCGCCCCGCTTCCTGTTGGCGGGGATGCTGGTGCTTCAGGCGGTCGCGTTGGTCATGGCGGCGTTCCTCCAACCCAGCTGGCTGCTGCTCTACGGCATCGTGATCGGCCTCACCCAGGGCACCTCGGGATCGGTGACCGGCGCGATCTACGCGACGTACTTCGGGCGTGCGCACCTGGGGGCGATCAAGGGGACGGCGACGACGTTGACGGTGGCGGGGACGGCGATCGGGCCGCTGCTGTTCGCGGTGGGGCGCGACCTGGCGGGCGGGTACGCACCGGTGCTGATGGCCTCGGCGCTGGTGCCGATCGGCTTCGCCGCCGCGTCGCTTCGGCTGCGCCCGCCGGTCGCCCCGGGACGTTCGTCCCTGGATGCTTCCCCCGGAATGTGA
- a CDS encoding sulfite oxidase, producing the protein MSDALRTALNQVRTREVERRDVLRMLGLGAAASAGLPTLTQYAYAQDTAPASSVIAGKSDDLIVHNDRTGVMETPLAMLREHRITPKDILYIRNNQIREPEGRSTDGASLVGWTIELMGSVAFPRIVDAATLQDLPQEEVTMVLQCSGNGRSFFARSVRTRGTQWAHGGMGQVTFRGPKLSSLLESYDPPVAPRDVANFVTAEGADQPPEGASRPDFEHSLPIEDVMDGAILAIEMNGEPLSGAHGGPVRLVVPGYYGTMNVKWLSRLRFETAESNNVNQIPRYRIPNDPIEPGTPIDYTHENSTPNWRQRIKSTIFAPLNEATVSAGTVEVTGVAWNDGVAPLTSVQVSTDDGATWHAAEFDAPTGAYGWHEFRATVDLPAGEHRIWSRAIDARGQAQPIDGSIRWNPSGYEWNGADYVDVVAS; encoded by the coding sequence ATGTCCGACGCCCTACGAACCGCCCTGAATCAGGTCCGCACGCGCGAGGTAGAGCGCCGCGACGTGCTGCGCATGCTCGGCCTCGGCGCGGCCGCCAGCGCCGGCCTGCCGACGCTGACGCAGTACGCGTACGCCCAAGACACCGCCCCGGCATCCTCGGTGATCGCCGGCAAGTCCGACGACCTCATCGTGCACAACGACCGCACCGGCGTCATGGAGACGCCGCTCGCGATGCTGCGCGAGCACCGCATCACCCCGAAGGACATCCTGTACATCCGCAACAACCAGATCCGTGAGCCGGAAGGCCGCAGCACCGACGGCGCCAGCCTCGTCGGCTGGACCATCGAACTCATGGGCTCGGTCGCCTTCCCCCGCATCGTCGACGCCGCCACCCTCCAGGACCTCCCGCAAGAAGAGGTCACGATGGTCCTGCAGTGCAGCGGGAACGGCCGCAGCTTCTTCGCCCGTTCGGTCCGCACGCGCGGCACCCAGTGGGCGCACGGCGGCATGGGGCAGGTCACGTTCCGCGGTCCGAAGCTCTCGAGCCTGCTCGAGTCGTACGACCCGCCGGTCGCCCCGCGCGACGTCGCGAACTTCGTCACCGCCGAGGGCGCCGACCAGCCGCCCGAGGGCGCCTCGCGTCCCGACTTCGAGCACAGCCTGCCGATCGAGGACGTCATGGACGGCGCCATCCTGGCCATCGAGATGAACGGCGAGCCGCTCTCCGGCGCGCACGGCGGCCCGGTCCGCCTCGTCGTCCCCGGCTACTACGGCACGATGAACGTCAAGTGGCTCTCGCGCCTGCGCTTCGAGACGGCGGAGTCGAACAACGTCAACCAGATCCCCCGCTACCGCATCCCGAACGACCCGATCGAGCCGGGCACCCCGATCGACTACACGCACGAGAACAGCACCCCCAACTGGCGGCAGCGCATCAAGAGCACCATCTTCGCGCCGCTGAACGAAGCGACCGTGTCCGCCGGGACCGTCGAGGTGACGGGCGTCGCCTGGAACGACGGCGTCGCGCCGCTCACGTCGGTGCAGGTCTCGACCGACGACGGCGCCACCTGGCACGCCGCGGAGTTCGACGCGCCGACCGGGGCGTACGGCTGGCACGAGTTCCGCGCCACCGTCGACCTCCCCGCCGGCGAGCACCGCATCTGGTCGCGCGCCATCGACGCCCGCGGGCAGGCGCAACCGATCGACGGCTCCATCCGCTGGAACCCGTCGGGGTACGAATGGAACGGCGCCGACTACGTCGACGTCGTCGCCAGCTGA